A region of Rhodoferax potami DNA encodes the following proteins:
- the flhA gene encoding flagellar biosynthesis protein FlhA, with amino-acid sequence MNAQLKSFQQWYASNAGVMQGAAAPMLVVAILAMMVLPMPPLLLDMFFTINIAVALMVMMVAAYMIRPLDFAAFPSVLLLTTLMRLSLNVASTRVVLLEGHTGPGAAGAVIEAFGHFLIGGNFAVGLIVFAILVVINFVVITKGSERIAEVSARFTLDAMPGKQMAVDADLNAGLIDEKEAKRRRAEIGEEAEFFGSMDGASKFVRGDAIAGILILLINIFGGFAIGILQHDLSASQAANTYILLAVGDALVAQIPGLLISVAAAMVVSRVGKDKDIGKQIVGQMFVSPKVLGITAAIMIILGLIPNMPHFVFLSIGAVLAYGAWVLGNKPVPTEADTAPAAPTGDGDATWDDLQPVDQLGLELGYRLIALVDKTRQGDLLNRIKGVRRKFAQEVGFLPPSVHVRDNLELKPSAYRITLRGVIVGEGEAFPGNYLAINPGGITTPLIGTATTDPAFGLPAHWIDERQKEAAQMAGFTVVDSETVMATHLSHLMQVQASKLLSRTETQQLVEHVAKLAPKLIEEVVPKMVSIAVFQKVLQLLLDESVHIRDIRTIIESIAEHAPSTTDPAELAKRVRVALSPAIVQQIYGPTRELNVIAIDPGLERLLVQALGSASGSALDPGVADMLSRNAAETAMKQEEVGVPACLLVPDQIRSAISRLVRRVAPRLQVLGHSEIPETHTIRIGPILRGATS; translated from the coding sequence ATGAACGCCCAACTCAAATCTTTCCAGCAGTGGTACGCCTCCAATGCTGGGGTGATGCAAGGCGCGGCAGCGCCTATGCTTGTGGTCGCTATTCTGGCCATGATGGTGCTTCCCATGCCCCCGCTGTTGCTGGACATGTTCTTCACCATCAATATTGCAGTGGCATTGATGGTGATGATGGTGGCTGCCTACATGATCCGCCCGCTGGACTTTGCCGCTTTCCCCTCGGTGTTGTTGCTGACCACCCTGATGCGCCTTTCCTTGAACGTCGCTTCCACCCGGGTTGTGCTGCTCGAGGGCCACACAGGGCCGGGTGCTGCGGGCGCTGTGATTGAAGCCTTCGGCCATTTTTTGATCGGTGGTAACTTTGCGGTCGGTTTGATCGTTTTTGCGATTCTGGTGGTCATCAACTTTGTCGTGATTACCAAGGGCTCTGAGCGGATTGCAGAAGTTTCGGCACGATTCACGCTGGACGCCATGCCCGGTAAACAAATGGCGGTGGATGCCGACCTGAACGCCGGCCTGATTGACGAAAAAGAAGCCAAACGACGCCGTGCTGAAATCGGCGAGGAAGCCGAGTTCTTTGGCTCGATGGACGGTGCATCCAAATTCGTACGGGGCGACGCTATTGCCGGGATTTTGATTTTGCTGATCAACATCTTCGGGGGCTTCGCCATCGGCATCTTGCAACACGATTTGAGTGCATCCCAGGCAGCCAACACTTACATCCTGCTGGCAGTGGGTGACGCGCTCGTTGCTCAGATTCCAGGCTTGCTGATTTCCGTGGCCGCTGCCATGGTGGTGTCACGGGTGGGCAAAGACAAGGACATCGGCAAACAAATCGTGGGCCAGATGTTTGTGTCCCCCAAGGTGCTTGGTATCACTGCGGCCATCATGATCATTTTGGGCTTGATCCCCAACATGCCGCATTTTGTGTTTTTGAGCATTGGCGCGGTGCTCGCCTACGGTGCTTGGGTGCTTGGCAACAAACCGGTTCCAACTGAAGCTGATACAGCCCCTGCGGCCCCCACTGGCGACGGCGACGCCACCTGGGATGACCTGCAGCCGGTGGATCAACTGGGCCTGGAACTGGGCTACCGCCTGATTGCATTGGTGGACAAAACACGCCAGGGCGACCTGCTGAACCGGATCAAAGGTGTGCGCCGTAAGTTTGCACAAGAGGTGGGCTTCCTGCCGCCATCGGTACACGTCCGGGACAACCTGGAGCTCAAGCCCAGCGCTTACCGGATCACACTGCGCGGCGTCATCGTCGGCGAGGGGGAAGCATTTCCCGGCAACTACCTGGCCATCAATCCCGGTGGTATTACCACCCCGCTAATCGGCACTGCCACCACCGACCCCGCGTTTGGACTCCCCGCACACTGGATCGATGAACGCCAGAAGGAAGCCGCACAAATGGCCGGATTTACGGTGGTTGATTCTGAGACCGTCATGGCAACCCATTTGTCACACTTGATGCAAGTCCAGGCCTCCAAGCTCTTGAGCCGGACAGAAACACAACAACTGGTGGAACACGTGGCGAAACTGGCTCCTAAACTCATTGAAGAGGTCGTCCCCAAGATGGTGTCGATTGCCGTCTTCCAAAAGGTGCTGCAGCTGCTTTTGGATGAGTCGGTGCACATCCGGGATATTCGCACCATCATCGAGTCGATTGCAGAGCATGCCCCCTCTACTACAGACCCTGCTGAGCTGGCCAAGCGTGTTCGCGTGGCACTGTCGCCCGCCATCGTTCAACAGATTTACGGGCCGACACGTGAACTCAATGTCATCGCCATCGACCCCGGCCTTGAGCGGCTGTTGGTGCAAGCCTTGGGCAGTGCATCCGGATCTGCTTTGGATCCGGGCGTAGCCGACATGCTCAGCCGTAATGCCGCAGAAACAGCGATGAAGCAAGAAGAGGTGGGCGTACCAGCCTGCCTGCTGGTGCCAGACCAGATCCGCAGCGCGATTTCCCGCCTGGTCCGCCGCGTCGCACCCCGCTTGCAAGTGCTTGGTCACAGTGAAATTCCAGAAACCCACACTATCCGTATCGGTCCGATTTTGAGAGGCGCCACATCATGA
- the flhF gene encoding flagellar biosynthesis protein FlhF: protein MNVQRFTAATSREALAKARQAFGEGTLILSNRPTANGVEVVATAEDSLATLDAAVSRTAARSGGSPQQRQQPPSYREVASKVEEDAEQLAMSTLSFQDYVRERMLRRRAEAQQIPVLQPEVTSMPMPTPAPVPLERPQPTLTQRIAIDIESQPKRAAPVRQTAPAPQAPAVNKIVMDELHAMKELIEDRFNTLTWLGQAKQNPIQSNMMLKMIRAGYSPTLSRAILERLPDDMDAPESVRWVMDVLERNLHTDAAIPALHEEGGVFALMGATGVGKTTTAAKLAGLCARTHGPGSVGLITLDTYRIGAHEQLRAYGKMLGVVAHLAHDKAALQDLLGLLSNKKMVLIDTTGIAPRDPRKRELLELLDLPEIKRLLVLNAGGHGDTMDEAVACFKTGETQQVILSKTDEAVKLGPSIDACIRHQLMLRGTTTGQRVPEDWEAAVASKLVRTSMRSTGASAYDPKTTDLGFFFSQPANTTAHKGRMNA, encoded by the coding sequence ATGAACGTCCAACGCTTTACAGCCGCCACCTCACGCGAAGCGTTAGCCAAGGCCCGCCAGGCCTTTGGTGAGGGCACCCTTATCCTGTCCAACCGCCCAACAGCGAATGGCGTAGAAGTCGTTGCCACCGCTGAAGACAGCTTGGCCACCCTCGACGCGGCAGTCAGTCGCACCGCCGCCCGCTCGGGTGGAAGCCCTCAACAACGGCAGCAGCCCCCCAGCTACCGCGAAGTGGCAAGCAAAGTGGAAGAGGACGCGGAGCAGCTGGCAATGAGCACCCTCTCCTTCCAAGACTACGTGCGGGAGCGCATGTTGCGCCGCCGGGCCGAGGCACAGCAGATCCCTGTCTTGCAGCCCGAAGTGACTTCCATGCCGATGCCCACCCCGGCGCCCGTGCCGCTCGAGCGCCCGCAACCCACTTTGACACAGCGCATTGCGATCGACATCGAGTCGCAGCCCAAGCGGGCGGCCCCCGTGCGGCAAACCGCGCCCGCGCCGCAAGCGCCGGCAGTGAACAAAATCGTCATGGACGAGTTGCACGCCATGAAGGAACTGATCGAGGACCGTTTCAACACCCTCACCTGGTTGGGTCAAGCGAAACAAAATCCGATCCAGTCCAACATGATGCTCAAGATGATCCGGGCCGGCTACTCGCCGACGCTGTCACGGGCGATCTTGGAGCGCTTGCCAGATGACATGGATGCACCCGAATCCGTACGTTGGGTGATGGACGTGCTGGAACGTAACCTGCATACCGATGCCGCCATTCCGGCACTCCATGAAGAGGGTGGCGTGTTTGCACTCATGGGTGCCACAGGGGTGGGCAAAACCACCACAGCGGCCAAACTCGCGGGCTTGTGCGCGCGGACCCATGGCCCCGGCAGCGTAGGTCTGATCACCTTGGACACTTACCGCATAGGCGCCCACGAACAACTGCGGGCTTATGGAAAGATGCTGGGCGTAGTGGCCCACCTCGCCCATGACAAAGCGGCCTTGCAAGACTTGCTGGGCCTCCTCTCCAACAAAAAAATGGTGTTGATTGACACCACCGGCATCGCACCGCGGGACCCCCGCAAACGCGAGCTGCTGGAGTTGCTCGACCTTCCGGAGATCAAACGCCTGTTGGTTCTGAATGCCGGAGGCCATGGGGACACCATGGACGAAGCTGTGGCCTGCTTCAAAACCGGAGAAACACAGCAAGTCATCCTGTCGAAGACCGATGAAGCGGTCAAACTCGGACCCTCCATCGATGCCTGCATTCGCCACCAATTGATGTTGCGGGGCACCACTACTGGTCAACGCGTCCCCGAAGACTGGGAAGCTGCAGTTGCCAGCAAGTTGGTCCGCACCTCCATGCGGAGCACGGGGGCTTCTGCCTACGACCCGAAAACGACCGATCTGGGCTTTTTCTTCAGCCAACCAGCCAACACCACTGCACACAAGGGGCGTATGAATGCTTGA
- a CDS encoding RNA polymerase sigma factor FliA: protein MYTAKGQLDRSALIKQYQPLVRRLAHHMMAKLPASVEVDDLIQVGLIGLSDALSRYEASQGVQFETFATQRIRGAMLDELRENDWMSRGSRKSQKEIETALRRLEHRLGRSPAESEIAAELGMSLADYQSLLGKVRGTQLVYLEDMSRRNEDDDTYLDRHVADQDADPLNMLRDQRLRQSLVDAIKGLPEREQYIMSMYYEQDMNLKEIAAVLDVTESRVCQLHSQSIARLRAKMRSH, encoded by the coding sequence ATGTACACCGCCAAAGGGCAGCTCGACCGCTCCGCATTGATCAAACAGTACCAGCCCTTGGTACGACGTTTGGCCCATCACATGATGGCCAAGCTACCGGCAAGTGTTGAAGTGGATGATCTGATTCAGGTGGGCCTTATCGGCCTGTCAGATGCCTTGTCCCGCTACGAGGCATCCCAAGGTGTTCAGTTCGAAACCTTTGCCACCCAACGCATACGCGGCGCCATGCTCGACGAGCTTCGCGAGAACGATTGGATGTCACGCGGCTCCCGCAAAAGCCAAAAAGAAATTGAAACTGCGTTACGCCGCCTGGAACACAGGCTCGGGCGCAGCCCTGCAGAGTCCGAGATCGCCGCAGAACTGGGGATGTCTCTCGCGGATTACCAGTCCCTGCTGGGCAAAGTGCGGGGCACCCAGTTGGTATATCTGGAAGACATGTCCCGTCGCAATGAAGACGATGACACCTACCTTGACCGCCATGTGGCTGATCAGGATGCAGATCCGCTCAACATGCTGCGCGATCAGCGCCTGCGGCAATCGTTGGTCGACGCCATCAAGGGGCTCCCCGAAAGAGAGCAATACATCATGAGCATGTATTACGAACAGGACATGAATTTGAAAGAAATCGCAGCGGTGCTGGACGTTACCGAGTCACGGGTATGCCAGTTGCACAGCCAATCGATTGCCAGGCTGCGCGCCAAAATGCGATCACACTAA
- the flgM gene encoding flagellar biosynthesis anti-sigma factor FlgM translates to MKIGQPSELPASVSTTVSGAAQKAAQSSNAAANANTNATQSTRSAGVAVTVSTAARALEKPERSEASDVDLAKVESVRASIQDGTFSVNAEAIADKLLSNAQEMLNRTTR, encoded by the coding sequence ATGAAAATTGGTCAACCCTCAGAATTACCCGCTTCCGTATCTACTACGGTGTCCGGTGCTGCCCAAAAGGCTGCGCAGAGCAGCAATGCGGCGGCCAATGCGAACACCAACGCCACTCAGAGCACCCGGTCCGCCGGCGTGGCTGTGACGGTGTCGACTGCGGCGCGCGCTTTGGAGAAGCCCGAGCGCAGCGAGGCTTCGGACGTCGATCTCGCCAAAGTGGAGTCGGTGCGGGCGTCTATCCAGGACGGCACGTTTTCCGTGAATGCGGAAGCGATCGCCGACAAGCTGTTATCCAACGCGCAGGAAATGCTGAACCGAACGACCCGGTAA
- the flgA gene encoding flagellar basal body P-ring formation chaperone FlgA, translating into MPVIRTSLQPAQALWIALVACAAPVFAQEQVAQGVQALAQQWAVEAVQKSQRAEPTPLRMDVTVGALDARVRLAACGNMEAYVPPGARLWGRSRVGVRCVDGISRWNVTLPVTVRALGEAWVVKTQLAAGTAVTESDVTRGEVDWAEEQGAILTDRAAWLGQTASRALTTGQALRQGMLRQAQVFQAGATVKIVAQGPGFQISSEAQALSAGVVGQQARVKMDNGRVTSGTVLDVRTVKIDL; encoded by the coding sequence ATGCCCGTAATTCGCACCTCTCTCCAACCCGCGCAGGCCCTGTGGATAGCGTTGGTTGCTTGCGCGGCTCCTGTATTTGCGCAAGAGCAGGTGGCACAGGGAGTGCAGGCTCTTGCGCAGCAATGGGCGGTTGAGGCGGTGCAGAAAAGCCAACGCGCTGAGCCGACGCCTTTGCGGATGGACGTCACCGTAGGTGCTCTCGATGCGCGTGTGCGCTTGGCGGCATGCGGCAACATGGAGGCTTATGTGCCACCGGGTGCGCGACTCTGGGGGCGCAGCCGCGTCGGGGTGCGTTGTGTGGACGGCATCAGCCGTTGGAACGTCACGCTGCCGGTCACTGTGCGGGCACTCGGTGAAGCGTGGGTCGTAAAAACTCAGCTCGCGGCGGGCACGGCAGTCACGGAGAGTGATGTCACACGCGGCGAGGTTGATTGGGCTGAAGAGCAGGGCGCGATCCTCACGGACCGGGCGGCCTGGTTGGGGCAGACAGCGTCCCGCGCGTTGACGACCGGACAAGCGCTGCGCCAAGGCATGTTGCGGCAGGCCCAGGTTTTTCAGGCGGGGGCTACCGTCAAAATTGTGGCGCAGGGCCCCGGCTTTCAGATTTCCAGTGAGGCCCAGGCGCTTTCCGCTGGGGTGGTGGGGCAGCAGGCCCGCGTCAAAATGGACAACGGTCGGGTGACATCGGGGACTGTGCTGGATGTGCGTACAGTCAAAATAGACCTTTAG
- the flgB gene encoding flagellar basal body rod protein FlgB yields the protein MFSKLTNALDFQSKGLVLRAERQRVIASNIANADTPGYSGRDFDFKKAMAEATSGPAFPMATPSSGPNGDGTTNARHIPISNIDSSTLGDNSRLAYTLQTQPAMDGNSVDMDRERANFVDNSVRYEATLRFINGSSRTILSAIQGQ from the coding sequence ATGTTTTCGAAACTAACCAATGCTTTAGATTTCCAATCAAAGGGGTTGGTGCTGCGCGCAGAGCGGCAACGCGTCATCGCCAGCAACATCGCAAACGCCGACACGCCCGGATATTCCGGCCGCGACTTTGACTTCAAAAAAGCCATGGCGGAAGCGACTTCCGGCCCTGCTTTTCCCATGGCCACTCCCTCTAGCGGCCCCAACGGTGACGGCACAACCAATGCCCGCCACATACCGATCAGCAACATTGACAGCTCCACGTTGGGCGACAACAGCAGGCTTGCCTACACGCTCCAGACACAGCCCGCCATGGACGGCAACAGTGTGGATATGGACCGTGAGCGTGCCAACTTCGTCGACAACTCCGTCCGCTATGAAGCCACGCTCCGTTTTATTAACGGCTCTTCCCGAACAATCTTGAGCGCGATTCAAGGCCAGTAA